One Kazachstania africana CBS 2517 chromosome 5, complete genome DNA window includes the following coding sequences:
- the NSI1 gene encoding Nsi1p (similar to Saccharomyces cerevisiae REB1 (YBR049C) and YDR026C; ancestral locus Anc_3.256), whose product MASDTDKSKEVKDNAADLSHQHDAETVEEAVFKYVRDEFQNRDEDEDEDKEHRQNVANSNANDDNSADMSWYLRHEEEDLPHVDSRAAHNDSESVAMAAVAAAYALGRKSKRPYKLGEASSDDEISSKKKKQKSKQRKSKKKMEKLQLAVDPELATLDDESETGDASNQSQLVRKAIIDTDSIAQHPDFQQYLNTEEEEATKANEAQTKDESIITDKEKNKEKAPEGEDRGDGIAVSVEDVAAKDYAELAKQQSLAKQYADVLPRGVSSISEVSLKTDNDNQLLQNAASKASELISATTQSSGKAFDAQEEAALDNFIEEYSKIKKYDRQQTCERIWTNGRRKDDFWINICKVLPYRTRSSIYKHVRRRYHIFEQRGKWTPKEDDELAKLCITKEGQWSEIGKILGRMPEDCRDRWRNYIKCGTNRASNKWSEEEEELLKNVIGELLEEGQRYHERRQNGALTEEDHNNEHILNRGPKGRRVTGKPSFKDIINWTVVSERMGGSRSRIQCRYKWNKLVKKQALQKIQSISDMDKRWILEKLRDLGFTEDSQVDWDELAALKTDSTWTGLELKLTYEKLRSMIKQYKEKNINEISKELLSLLDNQIPVSLEKVN is encoded by the coding sequence ATGGCGTCTGACACTGATAAATCTAAGGAGGTTAAGGATAATGCTGCTGATTTGAGTCATCAGCATGATGCTGAAACTGTGGAAGAGGCAGTTTTCAAGTATGTTCGTGATGAGTTCCAAAATCgtgatgaagatgaagatgaagataaagaacACAGGCAAAATGTGGCTAATTCGAACgctaatgatgataattcTGCCGATATGAGCTGGTATTTGAGACACGAGGAAGAGGATCTCCCTCATGTGGACTCAAGAGCGGCACATAATGATTCTGAATCGGTGGCAATGGCAGCAGTGGCAGCTGCTTACGCGCTTGGTAGAAAGTCAAAGAGACCTTATAAGCTTGGTGAGGCTTCgagtgatgatgaaatatcatctaagaaaaagaaacaaaaatcaAAGCAGAGAAAGagtaagaagaaaatggagAAATTGCAATTAGCTGTGGATCCAGAATTAGCTACTCTAGATGATGAATCCGAAACTGGGGATGCTTCAAACCAGTCTCAGTTGGTTCGTAAAGCCATTATAGATACTGATTCTATTGCTCAGCATCCTGATTTTcaacaatatttgaatactgaagaagaggaggCCACTAAGGCGAATGAAGCACAAACTAAAGACGAGTCTATCATCACTGAcaaggaaaaaaataaagaaaaggcGCCAGAAGGTGAAGATAGAGGAGATGGTATCGCTGTAAGTGTAGAAGACGTTGCAGCTAAGGATTATGCAGAATTGGCAAAACAACAAAGTTTGGCTAAACAATATGCTGACGTTTTGCCGAGAGGTGTGTCGTCCATTTCCGAAGTATCATTAAAGACAGATAATGATAATCAATTACTACAAAATGCCGCATCGAAGGCTTCAGAATTAATAAGTGCAACTACACAAAGCAGTGGTAAAGCTTTTGATGCGCAAGAAGAGGCGGCGCTAgacaatttcattgaagagTACAGTaagatcaagaaatatGACAGGCAACAAACATGTGAAAGAATTTGGACTAATGGTCGTCGTAAGGATGATTTCTGGATAAATATTTGCAAAGTGTTACCTTATAGAACGAGGTCGTCAATTTATAAGCATGTCCGTAGAAGATACCATATCTTTGAGCAACGTGGTAAATGGACTCCTAaggaagatgatgaattggCGAAATTATGTATAACAAAAGAGGGGCAATGGTCTgaaattggtaaaattttAGGAAGAATGCCTGAAGATTGTAGAGATCGTTGGAGAAATTATATCAAGTGTGGTACCAACAGAGCTTCAAATAAATGgtctgaagaagaagaagaattattgaaaaacgTCATAGGCgaattattagaagaagGTCAACGCTATCATGAGAGGAGACAAAATGGTGCTCTTACAGAGGAAGATCATAATAATGAGCATATACTGAATAGAGGTCCAAAAGGTAGAAGAGTAACTGGCAAACCAAGTTTTAAAGATATTATCAATTGGACAGTCGTTAGTGAACGTATGGGTGGTAGCAGGTCACGTATTCAATGTCGTTATAAATGGAATAAACTTGTTAAAAAGCAGGCGTtgcaaaaaattcaaagcaTATCTGATATGGATAAAAGATGGATTCTGGAGAAATTGAGAGATTTAGGTTTTACAGAAGATTCTCAAGTTGACTGGGATGAATTGGCTGCATTAAAAACAGACTCCACTTGGACTGGGTTAGAACTGAAATTGACGTACGAGAAATTGAGAAGCATGATCAAACagtataaagaaaaaaatatcaatgaaatatCTAAGGAATTATTGTCACTCCTAGATAATCAAATACCTGTATCACTTGAGAAAGTAAACTGA
- the FAL1 gene encoding ATP-dependent RNA helicase FAL1 (similar to Saccharomyces cerevisiae FAL1 (YDR021W); ancestral locus Anc_3.249), with protein MSFNRESDQKLKFKTSQKLKVSASFESMQLNPLLLQGIYSNGFEAPSAIQSRAITQIISGRDVIAQAQSGTGKTATFTIGMLQVCNFKSSELQCLILSPTRELASQINQVVCNIGDYLNVKSMAVVGGKTSASSSKNKNDLNLLRNNKCHIVSGTPGRVLDLIKRQVINTKKVKILVLDEADELLAESLGFKQQIYDIFTKLPKTCQVVVVSATMNKDIIEVTKKFLNDPVKILVKQDQISLEGIKQYHVNVDKEEWKFDTLCDLYDSLTINQCVIFCNTKKKVDWLSSKLLQANFSVVSMHGDMKQEERDKIMNDFRSGHSRVLISTDVWARGIDVQQVSLVINYDLPENMENYIHRIGRSGRFGRKGVAINFVTKDDVKLLKQIERFYRIKIKAMPADLSQLS; from the coding sequence ATGTCATTTAATAGGGAATCTGATCAGAAGCTGAAGTTCAAGACTTCTCAAAAGCTTAAAGTCTCGGCTAGCTTTGAGTCCATGCAATTAAATCCTTTACTATTGCAAGGTATTTATAGTAATGGGTTCGAAGCACCTTCTGCTATTCAATCGAGAGCCATTACTCAGATCATATCAGGTAGGGATGTCATTGCACAGGCACAATCTGGTACTGGTAAGACAGCTACCTTCACTATCGGAATGCTACAAGTTTGTAATTTCAAGAGTAGCGAATTACAATGTTTGATTTTATCTCCAACCAGAGAATTAGCCTCACAGATCAATCAAGTGGTATGCAACATTGGTGATTATCTTAATGTCAAGAGTATGGCTGTTGTTGGTGGTAAGACTAGTGCTTCTTCgagtaaaaataaaaatgatctAAATTTATTGCGAAACAACAAATGTCATATTGTTAGTGGGACGCCCGGTAGAGTATTGGATCTGATAAAGAGACAAGTGATAAATACtaaaaaagtgaaaattttagtGTTAGATGAAGCAGATGAACTGTTGGCCGAATCTCTAGGTTTCAAACAACAAATTTATGATATCTTCACCAAATTGCCAAAAACTTGTCAAGTAGTTGTTGTAAGCGCTACAATGAATAAAGACATTATTGAAGTGACCAAGAAGTTTTTAAATGACCCTGTTAAGATCCTTGTGAAACAGGATCAAATATCATTGGAAGGTATAAAACAGTATCACGTCAATGTAGATAAAGAAGAGTGGAAATTTGACACTTTGTGTGACTTGTACGACTCGTTGACGATAAATCAATGTGTGATATTCTGtaatacaaagaaaaaagtcgATTGGCTTTCATCGAAGTTGTTACAGGCTAATTTCAGTGTTGTGTCGATGCATGGTGATATGAAGCAAGAGGAAAGAGACAAAATCATGAACGATTTTAGATCTGGCCATTCCAGGGTCCTGATCTCTACAGATGTCTGGGCCAGAGGTATTGATGTGCAGCAGGTATCTTTAGTCATCAATTATGATTTACCGgaaaatatggaaaattatattcatcGTATAGGTAGATCTGGTAGATTTGGTAGAAAAGGTGTTGCAATCAATTTTGTAACCAAGGATGATGTAAAATTGCTGAAACAAATCGAGAGGTTCTATCGTATCAAGATTAAGGCAATGCCTGCCGATTTGTCACAGCTGTCATAA
- the GCV1 gene encoding glycine decarboxylase subunit T (similar to Saccharomyces cerevisiae GCV1 (YDR019C); ancestral locus Anc_3.246), which produces MLRVSKRFLTKNAAVKKTALYDLHVDLEAKLVPFAGYEMPLLYPNIQNHVQSHLWTRKHAGLFDVSHMLQSRLMGTDAIALLNLVTPSKFSKLQEGSGQLSVLLNDQGGIIDDLIIVRERNGFAIVSNASRRDEVSRFISQQIRDRLPGCNIVWEPIENKSLIALQGPTASRVLKEFVEGDLNKLFFGQRQVFPLKDHSDININVMRGGYTGEDGFEIAINESVSPDFASDLLANEQVKPIGLAGRDSLRLEAGMCLYGNELDENTTPVEASLKWLIAKDRRDLAENRLKFNGYDKIIDQLKNKTNEWVRVGFKFSGDTPSPAARHGATIFNNDGITEIGQVTSGSVSPCLSINIGQAYVKNGEHKIGTKHLVQVRKKLFPIEITRMPFVPTHYYKS; this is translated from the coding sequence ATGTTGAGAGTAAGTAAGAGATTCCTAACCAAGAATGCTGCAGTTAAAAAGACCGCATTGTACGATTTACATGTGGATTTAGAAGCCAAGTTGGTTCCATTTGCGGGATATGAGATGCCATTACTGTATCCCAATATTCAGAACCATGTGCAATCGCATTTATGGACAAGAAAGCACGCAGGACTATTCGATGTGTCTCATATGTTACAAAGCAGATTAATGGGCACCGATGCCATTGCGTTGTTGAACTTGGTTACTCCGAGTAAATTTAGCAAGTTGCAGGAGGGGAGTGGTCAATTGAGTGTTCTCTTAAACGATCAAGGAGGTATAATTGACGATCTAATTATTGTTAGGGAAAGAAATGGGTTTGCAATTGTCAGTAATGCATCAAGACGTGATGAGGTCTCCCGGTTCATTAGTCAACAGATCCGTGACAGGTTACCAGGTTGCAATATCGTCTGGGAACCCATTGAAAACAAGAGTTTGATTGCACTACAGGGTCCTACAGCATCAAGAGtgttgaaagaatttgTTGAAGGTGACCTAAATAAACTATTTTTTGGTCAAAGACAAGTGTTCCCCTTGAAAGATCATAGTGACATTAATATTAACGTCATGAGAGGTGGATACACGGGGGAAGATGGGTTTGAAATTGCCATCAACGAATCTGTTTCCCCAGATTTCGCAAGTGATCTACTGGCAAACGAGCAAGTGAAACCTATTGGCCTTGCCGGTAGGGACAGTCTCAGACTAGAGGCAGGCATGTGTCTCTATGGTAATGAATTGGACGAAAACACCACGCCAGTGGAGGCAAGTTTGAAATGGCTCATTGCCAAGGATAGAAGAGATCTTGCAGAGAACAGGTTAAAGTTTAACGGGTATGATAAGATCATAGACCAGTTGAAGAACAAAACAAACGAATGGGTCAGAGTCGGGTTCAAATTCTCAGGTGACACTCCTAGCCCCGCTGCAAGACATGGCGCTACTATATTTAACAACGATGGGATAACAGAAATCGGACAAGTCACTTCTGGGAGTGTATCACCATGTCTAAGCATCAATATCGGACAGGCCTACGTGAAGAATGGAGAGCACAAGATCGGCACCAAACACCTCGTGCAAGtaagaaagaaactttTCCCCATTGAGATAACACGCATGCCCTTCGTCCCCACCCACTACTATAAGTCTTAA
- the SES1 gene encoding serine--tRNA ligase SES1 (similar to Saccharomyces cerevisiae SES1 (YDR023W); ancestral locus Anc_3.251), whose protein sequence is MLDINQFIEEKGGNPELIRQSQKARGDSVEIVDEIIALYKDWVKTRFELDECNKKMNKLQKEIGLKFKNKEDATELLAQKDKIVEEKKSLIEKEQVEDNDLKSKVNQVGNIVHPSVVISNDEENNELVRTWKPEGLEDVGPIASATGKPAALSHHEILLRLDGYDPERGVKISGHRGYFLRNYGVFLNQALINYGLNFLAKEGYVPLQAPVMMNKEVMAKTAQLSQFDEELYKVIDGEDEKYLIATSEQPISAYHSGEWFESPQEQLPIRYVGYSTCFRREAGSHGKDAWGIFRVHAFEKIEQFVLTEPEKSWEEFDKMIDHSEEFYKSLKLPYRVVGIVSGELNNAAAKKYDLEAWFPYQKEYKELVSCSNCTDYQSRNLEIRCGIKKMGDREKKYVHCLNSTLSATERALCCILENYQTEDGLIVPEVLRKYIPGEPEFLPFVKELPKNSTSNKKK, encoded by the coding sequence ATGTTAGATATCAACCAATTTATTGAGGAAAAGGGTGGTAACCCAGAATTAATCAGACAATCTCAAAAAGCTAGAGGTGACAGCGTTGAAATTGTAGATGAGATCATTGCCCTTTATAAGGACTGGGTCAAGACCAGATTCGAATTAGACGAATGtaacaagaaaatgaacaaATTGCAAAAGGAAATTGGtttgaaattcaagaaCAAAGAAGATGCTACTGAACTATTAGCTCAAAAGGATAAGATcgttgaagaaaaaaaatctctgATAGAAAAGGAGCAAGTTGAGGACAACGATTTGAAATCTAAGGTCAACCAAGTCGGTAACATTGTCCACCCATCCGTTGTTATCtctaatgatgaagaaaacaaCGAATTGGTAAGGACTTGGAAACCAGAAGGTTTAGAGGACGTCGGTCCAATTGCATCTGCCACTGGTAAACCAGCTGCTTTATCTCACCATGAAATTCTATTAAGATTAGACGGTTACGATCCAGAACGTGGTGTCAAGATTTCAGGCCACAGAGGTTACTTCCTAAGAAACTACGGTGTCTTCTTAAATCAAGCTTTAATCAACTACGGTTTAAACTTCTTAGCTAAAGAGGGCTACGTACCATTACAAGCCCCAGTTATGATGAACAAAGAAGTTATGGCCAAGACTGCCCAATTATCTCAATTCGATGAAGAATTATACAAGGTCATTGATggtgaagatgaaaaatatttgattgcCACTTCTGAACAACCAATCTCTGCTTACCACAGTGGTGAATGGTTCGAAAGTCCACAAGAACAATTACCTATCCGTTACGTCGGTTACTCTACTTGTTTCCGTAGAGAAGCTGGTTCTCACGGTAAAGATGCTTGGGGTATTTTCAGAGTTCAtgcatttgaaaaaattgaacaattcGTTTTAACTGAACCAGAAAAATCATGGGAAGAATTCGATAAGATGATTGATCACTCTGAAGAATTTTAcaaatctttaaaattaCCATACCGTGTTGTTGGTATCGTTTCTGGTGAATTAAACAATGCTGCTGCCAAGAAATATGATTTAGAAGCATGGTTTCCATACCAAAAGGAATACAAAGAATTAGTTTCTTGTTCCAATTGTACTGACTATCAATCTAGAAACTTAGAAATCAGATGTGGTATCAAGAAGATGGGTGAcagagaaaagaaatacGTCCACTGTTTGAACTCTACTTTAAGTGCTACCGAAAGAGCCTTATGTTGTATTTTAGAAAACTACCAAACTGAAGACGGTTTAATCGTTCCAGAAGTCTTAAGAAAATACATCCCAGGTGAACCAGAATTCTTACCATTCGTTAAAGAATTACCAAAGAACTCCACTTCtaacaagaagaaataa
- the KAFR0E01180 gene encoding uncharacterized protein translates to MASTVSAENEVTYQGIEEHLPEVDTSRDTHESSAFLETTRSLRHKLNNRMNKGRKRTHSISSLIKRKLKRKNRSDLDVKLEIEETETFNVENWDAVMSDFKCISNIRDPISCLSQKEKFTILHFKDDEKVDALLPTRHSTCFDDYTTEELKKIYSKLQEESHFSYLDAATIMKSLDSDTSSIFYNYTDDDDDEDDNYAGDEDDDGDKESSSSDVNEPLTPLTGSIDLDHEVIIVRQVTS, encoded by the coding sequence ATGGCATCCACTGTTTCTgctgaaaatgaagttacCTATCAAGGTATCGAGGAACACTTGCCAGAAGTGGATACCTCACGCGATACACACGAAAGTTCTGCATTCTTAGAAACAACACGCAGCCTCAGACacaaattgaataatagAATGAATAAGGGTAGAAAACGTACACACAGTATATCAAGTTTAATCAAGAGGAagttaaaaagaaaaaatagGAGCGATCTCGACGTAAAATTGGAAATAGAGGAAACTGAAACGTTCAACGTTGAAAATTGGGATGCAGTGATGTCAGATTTCAAATGCATTTCCAACATAAGAGATCCCATATCTTGTCTAAgtcaaaaggaaaaattcaCAATATTACATTTCAAGGATGACGAGAAAGTTGATGCCTTACTTCCCACGAGACACAGCACTTGTTTTGATGACTACACAACggaagaattgaaaaagatatacTCGAAATTGCAAGAAGAAAGTCATTTTTCCTACCTTGACGCCGCtacaataatgaaatcgCTTGACAGTGACACTTCTTCTATCTTTTATAATTACACTGATGACGACGACGACGAAGATGATAATTATGCTGGCGACGAAGATGATGACGGTGACAAAGAGTCATCAAGTTCAGATGTCAATGAACCTTTGACACCGTTAACTGGCTCCATCGATCTTGATCATGAAGTCATTATAGTTAGACAGGTTACTTCATAG
- the VPS54 gene encoding Vps54p (similar to Saccharomyces cerevisiae VPS54 (YDR027C); ancestral locus Anc_3.257): MFSSQQVPEIKLDDGSTPTIPEGNIRRSFESVLSIGTTTTTTTTTNHRFGFSMNSKSGSMNYSPLGNNSIFEVIMNTRNKNWLRSPTALDIPLVTLSRNEVADNWEDKLQNYVKDVKDEVAIFSSRVDLKRVEQMRQLNNAEEGNDSELIKQVPDFYFDKVFQLDNERTFKKVIDGFNLDLTLMAGDEDATRRERDDGFIDLKDKLNDYLDSVELLLVKEISKSSHKFFQALSEVDSIQSKISLTMEELDEFSKIIHTIDDETIQRKIENIKKLLKRKNVEKLEQGLLQVKLVLEKVEECKENYAQDKLDLCLQMIKSIDLLIRGDDSDDTLVQKWTKSWPYRLANLRTVPALVETREFLTNMKIEIGGNYSLQLSEILLDDLRNSYKNIDINEALDELQNGYSADKKKLIQNFDRELEDKITELIKKLNNCEELVSAFSFYQEKIVVALKAIIKKYLPHESIPVEVPASASTESISGKSSTPQPVSSGTKLSKLIREQTPAEFQEMLVNIFTHLSVALKRLNVHQKKLLDIALKEVSSKGDDEDTAENYHNMLTQLDIRVGINETMRIVQLRMGKIIAVRREITSTLSAEYFLKLFSIVVLFIQYCESLSGEFLTKYLSDVLTSQIKHYISSCDPKNIRLIQKKIELENWVPFIVSPFFQKRVNDIVICVDIDPISWTNMSELTAEKEEDESGVEKPAGNRKSIVVGDKTFVASDSLLTAIDIIRELLIMATNLPPLYLAYFEKLCYNVLKNFNNYAMSSICEPGTTNIMKTNKNLSVMTETMDCLAEIIGIVQRFFQRLANSTRDFEPYDPANYATLLKQYRSSSERIYQAHAPPPPV, translated from the coding sequence ATGTTTTCGTCTCAACAAGTGCCAGAGATTAAACTTGATGATGGTTCCACACCTACTATTCCAGAAGGCAACATAAGGCGGAGTTTTGAGTCCGTACTCAGTATAGGAACCACAACGACCACAACTACTACAACGAACCATAGATTTGGATTCTCAATGAATTCTAAATCAGGATCCATGAACTACTCTCCATTGGGCAACAATTCCATCTTCGAGGTGATAATGAATACAAGAAATAAGAATTGGCTACGATCACCTACAGCACTAGATATACCTTTGGTTACATTAAGTAGGAATGAAGTTGCTGATAACTGGGAAGATAAGTTGCAGAACTACGTCAAAGATGTTAAGGATGAAGTAgcaatattttcaagtagagtagatttgaaaagagtgGAGCAAATGAGGCAATTGAACAATGCGGAAGAGGGAAATGACTCTGAGTTAATTAAACAGGTTCCTGACTTTTATTTTGACAAAGTGTTCCAATTGGATAATGAAagaactttcaaaaaagtgATTGATGGGTTCAACTTGGATTTAACCTTGATGGCAGGTGATGAGGATGCTACAAGAAGGGAAAGGGATGATGGTTTTATTGATTTAAAGGATAAATTAAATGACTACCTTGATTCAGTGGAGCTACTATTAGtgaaagaaatatcaaaatcatcCCATAAGTTTTTTCAGGCATTAAGTGAAGTAGACAGTATTCAATCCAAAATTTCCTTGACAatggaagaattagatgaattctcaaaaataattcatacaattgatgatgaaacGATACAAAGGAAGATTGAGAATATCaagaagttattgaaaCGCAAAAATGTAGAGAAATTAGAACAGGGTTTGTTGCAAGTTAAACTAGTTTTagaaaaagttgaagaatGTAAAGAAAACTATGCCCAGGATAAGCTAGACCTTTGTCTACAAATGATCAAATCTATTGATTTACTGATAAGAGGTGATGATTCTGATGATACTTTAGTGCAGAAATGGACTAAATCGTGGCCTTACAGGTTAGCAAACCTGAGAACTGTACCCGCTTTGGTAGAGACACGGGAATTCTTAACCAACATGAAAATAGAGATTGGTGGTAACTATTCCTTACAATTATCCGAGATATTGCTTGATGACTTACGAAACAGCtataaaaatatagatATTAACGAGGCATTGGATGAATTACAAAACGGGTATAGTGCagacaagaaaaaattgatacaaaattttgaccGTGAATTGGAAGACAAGATAACtgaattaataaaaaaattgaataactGTGAAGAGCTGGTGAGTGCATTTAGCTTCTATCAGGAAAAAATTGTGGTTGCTTTGAAAGCcataataaagaaatatttaccCCATGAAAGTATTCCTGTGGAAGTACCTGCCTCCGCCAGTACGGAGAGTATCTCAGGGAAATCTTCAACACCACAGCCTGTTTCAAGTGGTACAAagctttcaaaattaatcaGAGAACAGACGCCGGCagaatttcaagaaatgttggttaatatttttacaCATTTGAGTGTAGCATTAAAGAGATTAAATGTTCACCAAAAAAAGTTACTGGATATTGCACTCAAAGAAGTGTCTTCAAAGGGTGATGATGAGGATACAGCTGAAAACTATCATAATATGTTGACACAACTAGATATAAGAGTGGGAATTAATGAAACGATGAGGATTGTACAATTACGTATGGGTAAAATCATTGCTGTAAGAAGAGAGATAACATCTACTTTAAGTGCAGAGTATTTCTTAAAACTGTTTTCCATTGTGGTGCTATTTATACAGTATTGTGAATCTCTTAGTGGTGAATTTTTAACGAAATATTTGAGTGATGTACTTACATCTCAGATCAAACATTACATTTCCAGTTGCGATCCGAAGAATATAAGattgattcaaaagaagattgaacttgaaaattGGGTGCCATTTATTGTGAGTCCGTTTTTCCAAAAGAGAGTTAATGATATTGTAATATGTGTAGATATCGATCCAATTTCATGGACGAATATGTCAGAATTGACGGCtgagaaagaagaagacgaaaGTGGTGTTGAAAAGCCAGCAGGTAACAGGAAATCTATTGTTGTTGGTGATAAAACTTTTGTAGCAAGTGATTCTCTATTGACCGCAATTGATATAATCAGAGAATTGCTTATCATGGCTACGAATCTGCCACCTTTGTACCTAGCATATTTTGAGAAACTCTGCTATaatgtattgaaaaatttcaataactaTGCCATGTCCTCCATATGTGAGCCTGGAACCACTAATATTATGAAGACGAATAAGAATTTGTCAGTCATGACAGAAACCATGGACTGTCTTGCAGAGATCATTGGGATAGTGCAGAGGTTCTTCCAAAGATTGGCAAACTCCACTAGAGATTTTGAACCATACGACCCTGCAAACTATGCCACTTTATTGAAACAGTATCGTTCTTCCTCCGAGAGAATCTACCAGGCACACGCACCACCTCCCCCAGtctaa
- the DAS2 gene encoding putative uridine kinase DAS2 (similar to Saccharomyces cerevisiae YDR020C; ancestral locus Anc_3.248): MIGRIIVSIGGGHATGVAKIATELQEKLSKIFTSAKIRIIDLDELVSKRKDKTYSEDDYDFEAIYEDINEDCMLFDPNSNSLVSMNPNTSDEENSSVTNNDPVEIVLLCGCYALYDANINRISQLKVFLDSDNDKRLINLIHTRNVQTPEELSVLITEYMDCLRPEMEKYIEITRKHADLIIPSSNESVGSVIILDGIVKVIEQIKASSHGENFMIDTKKKILPLWDFEAESLDLEKSRYYDLS; encoded by the coding sequence ATGATTGGTAGGATAATCGTCTCGATTGGTGGTGGACATGCCACTGGTGTTGCTAAAATTGCCACagaattacaagaaaagTTGAGCAAAATCTTCACCTCTGCGAAAATTAGAATCATTGATTTAGACGAACTTGTATCGAAGAGAAAGGATAAGACATACAGTGAAGATGACTACGATTTCGAAGCCATATATGAAGATATTAATGAAGATTGTATGTTATTTGATCCCAACTCAAACTCACTCGTGTCTATGAACCCCAACACgtctgatgaagaaaattctAGTGTCACTAACAATGATCCAGTGGAGATTGTGCTTCTATGTGGCTGTTACGCCCTATATGATGCCAATATCAACAGGATTTCCCAATTGAAAGTGTTTTTAGACAGTGACAACGACAAGagattgataaatttgatccATACGAGAAACGTACAAACCCCAGAGGAATTATCAGTACTCATCACAGAATACATGGACTGTTTGAGACcagaaatggaaaagtACATCGAAATCACAAGAAAGCATGCGGATCTGATTATACCTAGCTCCAACGAAAGCGTCGGCAGTGTCATTATTCTCGATGGTATAGTGAAAGTCATCGAACAGATCAAAGCCAGTAGTCACGGCGAGAACTTCATGATAGACaccaagaagaagattttaCCACTTTGGGACTTTGAAGCGGAAAGTCTGGATCTCGAGAAGAGTAGATACTATGATTTATCGTGA
- the RPS11A gene encoding 40S ribosomal protein uS17 (similar to Saccharomyces cerevisiae RPS11B (YBR048W) and RPS11A (YDR025W); ancestral locus Anc_3.255): protein MSTELTVQSERAFQKQPHIFTNPKFKTTKRTKRWYKNIGLGFKTPKTAIEGSYIDKKCPFVGSVSIRGKILTGTVVSTKMHRTIVIRRDYLHYVPKYNRYEKRHKNVPVHVSPAFRVQVGDIVTAGQCRPISKTVRFNVVKVSPAAGKANKQFSKF, encoded by the exons ATGTCTACTGAATTAACTGTTCAATCTGAAAGAGCTTTCCAAAAG CAACCACACATTTTCACTAACCCAAAGTTCAAGACCACCAAGAGAACTAAGAGATGGTATAAGAACATCGGTTTAGGTTTCAAGACCCCAAAGACCGCTATTGAAGGTTCTTACATTGACAAGAAGTGTCCATTCGTTGGTTCCGTCTCCATCCGTGGTAAGATCTTAACTGGTACCGTTGTTTCCACCAAGATGCACCGTACTATTGTCATCAGAAGAGACTACTTACACTACGTTCCAAAGTACAACAGATACGAAAAGAGACACAAGAACGTCCCAGTCCACGTCTCCCCAGCTTTCCGTGTCCAAGTCGGTGACATTGTTACTGCTGGTCAATGTAGACCAATCTCCAAGACTGTTAGATTCAACGTCGTCAAGGTCTCTCCAGCTGCTGGTAAGGCTAACAAGCAATTCTCCAAGTTCTAA